Proteins encoded in a region of the Methanofollis tationis genome:
- a CDS encoding type II toxin-antitoxin system HicA family toxin, with the protein MPMPDHTIRPASWSDLVRNLRNFGFEGPYSGGKHPFMIRDDLVLTIPNPHTKEIGVDLLMRILKHAGISREEWTSLESR; encoded by the coding sequence ATGCCGATGCCGGATCATACGATCCGGCCGGCATCATGGAGTGATCTCGTTCGAAACCTCCGAAATTTCGGATTCGAAGGACCATATTCCGGGGGCAAACACCCGTTCATGATCAGGGACGATCTGGTCCTCACCATCCCGAACCCGCACACAAAGGAGATCGGTGTGGACCTGTTGATGCGGATCTTGAAGCATGCCGGGATCTCGCGGGAAGAATGGACCTCCCTGGAGAGCAGATAG
- a CDS encoding type II toxin-antitoxin system HicB family antitoxin, with product MKFTIILERDEEGRYVAECTDLPGCMSEGDTAEEAIQHINEAIPGCITSRLRVAAGSVHLPPVDRTVTISLDISGPTYA from the coding sequence ATGAAATTCACCATTATCCTGGAGCGAGACGAAGAGGGGCGGTATGTCGCGGAATGTACCGACCTGCCGGGGTGCATGTCCGAGGGCGACACCGCCGAGGAGGCGATCCAGCATATCAACGAGGCGATTCCGGGGTGCATCACGTCCCGTCTCAGGGTGGCGGCCGGTTCGGTTCATCTGCCGCCGGTGGACCGCACGGTCACGATCTCGCTCGACATTTCCGGGCCGACCTATGCCTGA
- a CDS encoding type II toxin-antitoxin system HicB family antitoxin, with protein sequence MIIEYITAAMHHARYEIIEDDEPYYGEVPELPGVWATGTTLEACRERLAEVIDDWLVIRLRRGMPIPPIDGITIRETTRMDADAGSYDPAGIME encoded by the coding sequence ATGATCATCGAGTACATCACGGCGGCGATGCACCATGCCCGCTACGAGATCATCGAGGACGACGAACCCTACTACGGCGAAGTTCCCGAACTGCCTGGAGTCTGGGCCACCGGCACGACACTCGAAGCGTGCCGGGAACGCCTGGCCGAGGTCATCGACGACTGGCTCGTGATCAGGCTGAGGAGGGGGATGCCCATCCCGCCGATCGACGGGATCACCATCCGGGAGACCACCAGGATGGATGCCGATGCCGGATCATACGATCCGGCCGGCATCATGGAGTGA